A window of Rubricoccus marinus contains these coding sequences:
- a CDS encoding cation:proton antiporter, with the protein MTSPLLAIAAVVVLGIGAQWLAWRFRLPSILLLLVFGFLAGPVGAHFGIAIIPQEALQGDWLFPFVSLAVGIILFEGGLTLRFDELRDVGKAVFNLITIGVIVTGVLATLGAHFLVGFSWEVAVVIGALLTVTGPTVVLPLLRHVRPAGRVGTIAKWEGITIDPIGAILAVLVLEAVILIEESSAAGEGEGIGSVLGHLLEGIAFEIVVGVGVAILAAALLIFLLRRRLVPDWLQNPVALMVVVAAFALANTLQEEAGLLEATLLGIFMANQKYVSVRRIVEFKEDLRVLLISLLFILLSARLELSALEFMLRPGPLLFLAGLIVIVRPLATWLSARGTGLTGKEIVFLSWLAPRGIVAAAVASLFSFRLEEFYPAQAEAIVPIVFLIIVGTVAVYGLTIAPLARWLGLALPDPQGVLIVGAHSWAQKMAKALQDRGFTVLMIDANAGNVRRARKRGLPAQRANVLAEGVKDDLDLSGVGRMLAMTPNDEVNALAALHFGEVFEGDEVYQLAMRADAPGRLEGEIPRHLRGRPLFDGDVTYDDLDERFEKGARIHAFDITEGQTMDSLRLDHEGFLPFFIAKDDGHLRVVASGEGRPSLQAGDILFALTDRVPDPPLAPEAERAGAAPETL; encoded by the coding sequence ATGACCTCTCCCCTCCTGGCGATCGCCGCCGTCGTCGTCCTCGGCATCGGCGCGCAGTGGCTCGCGTGGCGTTTCCGCCTCCCGTCCATCCTGCTGCTGCTCGTCTTCGGATTTCTCGCCGGGCCGGTCGGGGCACACTTCGGGATCGCGATCATTCCGCAAGAGGCGTTGCAAGGGGACTGGCTCTTTCCGTTCGTGTCGCTCGCGGTCGGCATCATCCTGTTCGAGGGCGGGCTCACGCTGCGGTTCGACGAGCTGCGCGACGTGGGGAAAGCGGTCTTCAACCTCATCACGATCGGCGTGATCGTGACGGGCGTGCTGGCCACGCTGGGCGCGCACTTCCTCGTCGGCTTCTCGTGGGAGGTGGCGGTGGTCATCGGCGCGCTGCTCACCGTGACCGGCCCGACGGTCGTGCTGCCACTGCTCCGCCACGTGCGGCCCGCCGGCCGCGTGGGCACGATCGCGAAGTGGGAGGGCATCACCATCGACCCCATCGGCGCGATCCTGGCCGTGCTGGTCTTGGAGGCCGTGATCCTGATCGAAGAGAGCTCGGCCGCTGGCGAGGGCGAAGGAATCGGGAGCGTGCTGGGCCACCTATTGGAAGGCATCGCGTTCGAGATCGTCGTCGGCGTGGGCGTGGCGATCCTCGCGGCGGCGCTGCTGATCTTCCTGCTCCGGCGGCGGCTGGTCCCGGACTGGCTGCAAAACCCCGTCGCGCTGATGGTCGTCGTGGCGGCGTTTGCCCTCGCGAACACGCTGCAAGAAGAGGCTGGGCTGCTGGAAGCCACGCTGCTCGGCATTTTTATGGCGAACCAGAAGTACGTCTCGGTCCGCCGCATCGTGGAGTTCAAGGAGGACCTCCGCGTGCTGCTGATCTCGCTTCTGTTCATTCTGCTCAGCGCGCGGCTGGAGCTCAGCGCGCTGGAGTTCATGCTGCGGCCCGGCCCCCTGCTCTTCCTCGCGGGCTTGATCGTGATCGTGCGTCCTCTGGCGACGTGGCTCTCCGCCAGAGGCACGGGCCTGACGGGCAAGGAGATCGTGTTCCTCTCGTGGCTGGCGCCGCGCGGGATCGTGGCGGCGGCTGTCGCCAGCCTGTTCTCGTTCCGCCTGGAGGAATTCTACCCGGCCCAAGCCGAGGCCATCGTGCCCATCGTGTTCCTCATCATCGTGGGCACGGTCGCCGTCTACGGGCTCACGATCGCGCCTCTGGCGCGGTGGCTCGGGCTCGCGTTGCCAGACCCGCAGGGCGTGCTCATCGTGGGCGCGCACTCGTGGGCGCAGAAGATGGCGAAGGCGCTGCAGGACCGAGGGTTCACCGTGCTCATGATCGACGCCAACGCGGGGAACGTGCGCCGCGCGCGCAAGCGGGGCCTTCCGGCGCAGCGCGCGAACGTGCTCGCCGAAGGCGTCAAAGACGACCTCGACCTCTCGGGCGTCGGCCGGATGCTCGCCATGACGCCCAACGACGAGGTCAACGCGCTCGCCGCGCTGCACTTCGGCGAGGTCTTCGAAGGCGACGAGGTGTACCAGCTCGCCATGCGCGCCGACGCGCCCGGCCGCCTCGAAGGCGAGATCCCGCGCCACTTGCGCGGGCGCCCCCTGTTCGACGGCGACGTGACCTACGACGACCTCGACGAGCGCTTCGAAAAGGGCGCCCGCATCCACGCCTTCGACATCACCGAAGGCCAAACGATGGACTCCCTCCGCCTGGACCACGAGGGCTTCCTGCCCTTTTTCATCGCCAAGGACGACGGCCACCTCCGCGTCGTCGCCTCGGGCGAGGGCCGCCCCTCGCTGCAGGCAGGCGACATCCTCTTCGCGCTGACAGACCGCGTGCCCG
- a CDS encoding T9SS type A sorting domain-containing protein: protein MRHFVTLLVLALLSVSGVAPEASAQTPGSCALGTAEGELDVSNVFARVFNTGSLFFGNTTTNGDGYLAPRFSDHSPLFAAGIWLGGFAEGELRVAGSNYSNFNFYPGPLNEDGMLPDADDCSAFDRIYVVSTADVDRYEASGEATADLAAWPVGLGAPAVDAIGQPLTATSREQVLDLGAGERPVIYGSQTAWWVMNDVGAPHTARETPPLGVEVRVSAFVIAGDAVAGAPEATFYRYEIVNRSANEITGLRAGFFSDPDLGAAGDDYIATDTTRSLVIAYNASPTDLVYGIPPALGIDLLNGAAASSWFIGGESTTTTGDPITGEQMYNVLQGLWSGGSPVREFGNGYRQPETYPVTPFVLAGDPVTGSFWSEENIDGEGTNGPSGDRRMVITAPPTTLASGASRTVDLAVLFAQGTDRFDSVTELRDISDEVQVAYDDGSLFSLGDALALLPAPTPLAPEAGQYVGALESVAFSWTPVPGAEGYTLRWGDSPEALTSQWVTTETEVSVSARSLVVGSSLRTFYWQVESGANGAVGAASEVQSGEVYVPGVLELASGAPAYVEVARGDGGDPCGPDAVSPDGCDEVGGNLVWRSLNSTGQYYLHDNIHDTSQRFRFTLAAAAPNDFEIRFTAGGGLALSAPEDFYSYRGLSNVIRVPFEIWDIGPVVAGEDNDPADDVRLIPALSSLDVDASGPDIAGTCAFDPSEIPESRALLDGYVESDAISGYYPESSYEDFEGDFLAEVDAAPGGCLETDSRSATLAYLDLSRYPPVGGYTFGSLATAPALPETGTTVRFYTTGAPPPVAAAPLPEASGGIALAVGPNPSRGAATVRVTLAAPEGVRVRLLDMLGREVAVIADGPQASGETAFALPGDLAAGVYAVEAVAGGASRVTRLVTVIR, encoded by the coding sequence ATGCGCCACTTTGTTACGCTCCTCGTCTTGGCTCTCCTTAGCGTCTCTGGCGTAGCGCCAGAGGCCTCTGCGCAGACGCCGGGCTCATGCGCGCTGGGAACGGCGGAGGGCGAGCTCGACGTGTCCAACGTCTTCGCCCGCGTGTTCAACACCGGGAGTCTGTTCTTTGGCAACACCACGACCAACGGCGACGGCTACCTCGCGCCGCGCTTCTCCGACCACTCCCCGCTGTTCGCGGCGGGCATCTGGCTGGGCGGGTTCGCCGAGGGCGAGCTCCGCGTCGCGGGCTCGAACTACAGCAACTTCAATTTCTACCCCGGCCCGCTCAACGAGGACGGCATGCTGCCCGACGCCGACGACTGCTCCGCCTTCGACCGCATCTACGTCGTGAGTACCGCGGACGTGGACCGCTACGAGGCCTCTGGCGAGGCGACCGCAGACCTCGCGGCGTGGCCGGTCGGGCTGGGCGCGCCCGCCGTGGACGCCATCGGCCAACCGCTGACGGCGACCTCGCGGGAGCAGGTGCTGGACCTCGGTGCGGGCGAGCGGCCGGTGATCTACGGAAGCCAGACGGCGTGGTGGGTCATGAACGACGTGGGCGCGCCGCACACCGCTCGCGAGACGCCGCCGCTCGGTGTGGAGGTGCGCGTGAGCGCGTTCGTGATCGCAGGTGACGCGGTGGCCGGGGCGCCAGAGGCCACGTTCTACCGCTACGAGATCGTCAACCGGAGCGCGAACGAGATCACAGGCCTCCGCGCGGGCTTCTTTAGTGACCCCGACCTGGGCGCCGCGGGAGATGACTACATCGCGACCGACACGACGCGGAGCCTCGTCATCGCCTACAACGCCAGCCCGACAGACCTGGTGTACGGCATTCCGCCCGCGCTGGGCATAGACCTGCTGAACGGCGCTGCCGCCTCCAGCTGGTTCATCGGCGGGGAAAGCACGACGACGACGGGGGACCCGATCACGGGCGAGCAGATGTACAACGTGCTCCAGGGCTTGTGGAGCGGCGGTTCACCGGTGCGCGAGTTCGGGAACGGCTACAGGCAACCCGAGACGTACCCCGTTACGCCATTCGTCCTTGCAGGAGACCCGGTAACGGGGTCCTTCTGGAGCGAGGAGAACATCGACGGCGAGGGCACGAACGGTCCCTCTGGCGACCGCCGCATGGTCATCACGGCGCCGCCCACTACGCTGGCCTCTGGCGCGAGCCGCACGGTGGACCTCGCGGTCCTCTTCGCGCAAGGGACGGACCGCTTCGATAGCGTCACCGAACTCCGCGACATCAGCGACGAGGTACAAGTGGCATACGACGACGGCTCGCTCTTCTCACTCGGGGACGCCCTCGCTCTTTTGCCCGCCCCCACGCCTCTGGCGCCAGAGGCCGGGCAGTACGTGGGAGCTTTGGAGAGCGTCGCCTTCTCGTGGACGCCCGTTCCTGGAGCCGAAGGCTACACGCTGAGATGGGGCGACTCGCCAGAGGCCCTCACGTCGCAGTGGGTCACGACGGAGACCGAGGTCTCCGTATCCGCCCGGAGTCTGGTAGTGGGGAGCAGCCTGCGGACCTTCTACTGGCAGGTCGAGTCGGGCGCGAATGGCGCTGTTGGGGCCGCTTCCGAGGTCCAATCAGGAGAGGTGTACGTGCCCGGCGTCTTGGAGCTGGCCTCTGGCGCTCCGGCGTACGTCGAGGTCGCCAGAGGCGACGGCGGGGATCCCTGCGGCCCGGACGCGGTGAGCCCGGACGGATGTGACGAAGTGGGTGGCAACCTCGTCTGGCGCTCGCTGAACTCGACGGGGCAGTATTACCTCCACGATAACATCCACGATACGAGCCAGCGGTTTCGGTTCACGCTCGCCGCGGCGGCGCCTAACGACTTCGAGATTCGGTTTACGGCGGGCGGCGGCCTGGCGCTATCCGCCCCCGAAGATTTTTACTCGTATAGAGGCTTGAGCAACGTGATTCGCGTGCCGTTCGAGATCTGGGACATCGGCCCGGTGGTCGCAGGCGAGGACAATGATCCCGCCGATGACGTGAGGCTGATCCCGGCGCTGAGCTCTCTCGACGTAGATGCTTCCGGTCCAGACATTGCGGGGACGTGCGCGTTCGACCCCAGCGAGATTCCTGAATCTCGCGCCCTGCTCGATGGCTACGTCGAGAGCGACGCGATCAGCGGGTACTACCCTGAGTCGAGCTACGAGGACTTCGAGGGAGACTTTCTTGCTGAGGTTGACGCGGCCCCAGGCGGGTGCCTGGAAACGGACTCACGGAGTGCTACCCTCGCTTACCTGGACCTCTCGCGCTATCCCCCTGTTGGAGGGTACACGTTCGGCTCCCTCGCGACGGCGCCCGCGCTGCCGGAGACCGGGACCACGGTCCGGTTCTACACGACCGGTGCCCCGCCGCCCGTCGCCGCCGCCCCCTTGCCAGAGGCCTCTGGCGGAATCGCGCTGGCGGTTGGCCCGAACCCCTCGCGCGGAGCCGCGACGGTGCGCGTGACGCTCGCGGCGCCAGAGGGGGTGCGCGTGCGGCTGTTGGACATGCTCGGCCGCGAGGTGGCCGTGATCGCCGACGGGCCGCAGGCCTCTGGCGAGACGGCGTTTGCGCTTCCGGGAGACCTGGCTGCGGGCGTCTACGCCGTAGAGGCCGTGGCGGGAGGAGCCTCGCGCGTGACGCGGCTCGTGACCGTGATTCGGTAG
- a CDS encoding sulfotransferase family protein, with product MLQIVYIAAAPRSGTTLLGNILGSLPSVAHVGELDLVWRNPQDYDERLCGCGHPLAICPFWNDALDVARSFHSQVDVSGHYNQVLAWERRIAHGAAPSAQEQVYLESITEMYRRVTEASGARVIVDSSKRPHYGACLRRIPSADVRVLHLVRDPRAFVYSRQSRLKAARPDGRFALDMPRAALDLYRWRRINREAAGLARRGASMRVQYERLMADPERVLGEIAAFSNLEVDGLGQGGAVDLATSHTFKGNKNRFQTGEVRLAEDLRWERELTPLSEGALRVLAAPLLAWPLALEAAG from the coding sequence GTGCTCCAGATCGTGTACATCGCCGCCGCGCCTCGGAGCGGGACCACGTTGCTGGGCAACATCTTGGGCAGCCTGCCCAGCGTGGCTCATGTAGGCGAGTTGGACTTGGTTTGGCGAAACCCGCAGGATTACGACGAACGGCTGTGTGGGTGTGGCCACCCACTTGCGATCTGCCCGTTCTGGAACGATGCGCTTGACGTCGCGCGGTCCTTCCACTCGCAAGTGGATGTCTCAGGCCATTACAACCAGGTTTTGGCTTGGGAGCGACGCATCGCCCATGGGGCTGCACCATCGGCGCAGGAGCAGGTGTACCTGGAGTCAATCACGGAGATGTACCGCCGCGTCACGGAGGCCAGCGGCGCCCGCGTCATCGTCGACTCGTCCAAGAGGCCGCATTACGGGGCATGCCTCCGCCGCATCCCAAGCGCCGACGTCCGCGTGCTCCACCTCGTCCGCGATCCCCGCGCGTTCGTGTACTCGCGCCAGAGCCGCCTCAAGGCGGCCCGCCCCGATGGTCGGTTCGCGCTCGACATGCCCCGTGCAGCGCTCGACCTCTACCGCTGGCGCCGCATCAACCGCGAGGCGGCGGGACTCGCGCGCAGGGGGGCATCCATGCGCGTCCAGTACGAGAGGCTGATGGCGGACCCGGAGCGCGTGCTGGGCGAGATCGCGGCGTTCTCCAACTTGGAGGTGGACGGGCTAGGCCAAGGCGGCGCCGTCGACCTCGCGACGAGCCACACGTTCAAGGGCAACAAGAACCGGTTCCAGACCGGCGAGGTGCGCTTGGCGGAGGACCTGCGGTGGGAGCGCGAGTTAACCCCGCTCAGCGAAGGCGCCCTCCGCGTGCTCGCAGCGCCTCTTCTCGCGTGGCCTCTGGCGCTAGAGGCTGCCGGTTGA
- a CDS encoding ABC1 kinase family protein — protein sequence MRTQPPAPTASGAVHSGDGLAADVTVEVPPLAEIAPPTAAAPLPLPPEPRIEIAAPASRRFRLWRAYSAAARIALSYLWFDLWAKVRGPAWAARRRQRLHVRNGRRARRAILRLRGLFIKAGQLASALTNFLPEGFRDELEGLQDQVPAGDFAHVRARVTSELGAPPEGLFDWVSPEPVASASLAQVHRARLDGRDVALKVQHADIEAITELDLQAIRTILRVVGRWFGIRGLNAQMDEIEAVIRAELDFRQEAINVEAVGAALREASGVEVPTVVAERSAQRVLTTEWVDGIKSGDLAALDASGIDRTALAARMLDAYGRMVFAEGAYHADPHPGNLLVRPDPAEPDGFALVFLDFGAVARLTPTMREGLAEMIAGTLARDASRVTAALGLMGFVSTASGASETNRAVVSLIENIQAEVMQGIDPANFSLGDISFEQSMAQQSIAFDQMREMNVSIRDLASAFRVPRDWILLERTALLLVGLGTALDPALNPFDPVWPYVEPLVGEATPGVKQALKDRVVGEVKTALGLPSRLDRVLTLAETGALTVRSPDVVASGERVAAAVDRLTWTVAACGLGALAFAASGAWVWVAGVASGGAALKALLHR from the coding sequence ATGCGCACCCAGCCCCCTGCCCCGACCGCCTCTGGCGCGGTCCACTCCGGCGACGGCCTCGCGGCCGACGTGACCGTGGAGGTCCCGCCTCTGGCGGAGATCGCGCCGCCCACCGCCGCGGCTCCATTGCCGCTGCCGCCCGAGCCCCGCATCGAGATCGCCGCGCCGGCCTCGCGCCGCTTCCGCCTCTGGCGGGCGTACAGCGCGGCGGCGCGCATCGCGCTGAGCTACCTCTGGTTCGACCTCTGGGCCAAGGTCCGCGGACCCGCGTGGGCGGCGCGGCGGCGCCAGAGGCTCCATGTCCGCAACGGGCGCCGCGCGCGGCGCGCCATCCTGCGGCTGCGTGGCCTGTTTATCAAGGCCGGGCAGCTCGCGAGCGCGCTCACCAACTTCCTGCCCGAGGGCTTCCGCGACGAGCTCGAAGGCCTGCAAGACCAGGTCCCCGCCGGCGACTTCGCGCACGTCCGCGCGCGCGTGACCTCCGAGCTCGGCGCGCCGCCAGAGGGCCTGTTCGACTGGGTCTCGCCCGAGCCTGTGGCCTCCGCGAGTCTCGCGCAGGTCCACCGCGCGCGGCTAGACGGCCGCGACGTGGCGCTCAAGGTGCAGCACGCCGACATTGAGGCGATCACCGAGCTGGACCTCCAGGCCATCCGCACGATCCTGCGCGTTGTCGGCCGGTGGTTCGGGATTCGCGGACTCAACGCGCAGATGGACGAGATCGAGGCCGTGATCCGCGCCGAGCTGGACTTCCGGCAAGAGGCCATCAACGTCGAGGCCGTGGGCGCAGCCTTGCGCGAGGCCTCTGGCGTCGAGGTACCGACCGTCGTTGCGGAGCGGTCCGCGCAACGTGTGCTCACGACCGAGTGGGTGGACGGCATCAAGTCCGGCGACCTCGCCGCGCTCGACGCCAGTGGCATCGACCGGACCGCCCTCGCCGCGCGCATGCTGGACGCCTACGGCCGCATGGTCTTCGCCGAGGGCGCCTACCACGCCGACCCGCACCCCGGCAACCTCCTCGTCCGGCCCGACCCCGCCGAGCCCGACGGCTTCGCGCTGGTCTTCCTCGATTTCGGCGCCGTCGCGCGCCTCACGCCCACCATGCGCGAGGGGCTCGCGGAGATGATCGCCGGCACGCTCGCCCGCGACGCCTCGCGCGTGACCGCCGCGCTCGGCCTGATGGGCTTCGTGTCCACGGCCTCTGGCGCGAGCGAGACCAACCGGGCGGTCGTGAGCCTGATCGAGAACATCCAGGCCGAGGTGATGCAGGGTATCGACCCCGCCAACTTCAGCCTCGGCGACATCTCGTTCGAGCAGTCGATGGCGCAGCAGAGCATCGCGTTCGACCAGATGCGCGAGATGAACGTGAGCATCCGCGACCTCGCGAGCGCCTTCCGCGTGCCGCGCGACTGGATCCTTTTGGAGCGGACCGCGCTCCTCCTCGTCGGACTGGGGACCGCGCTGGACCCGGCCCTCAACCCGTTTGACCCTGTCTGGCCCTACGTAGAGCCCCTCGTGGGCGAGGCCACGCCCGGCGTCAAGCAGGCGCTCAAGGACCGCGTAGTCGGCGAGGTCAAAACGGCGCTCGGCCTTCCAAGCCGCCTCGACCGTGTGCTGACGCTCGCCGAAACCGGCGCGCTCACCGTCCGCTCCCCCGACGTCGTGGCCTCTGGCGAGCGCGTGGCCGCGGCGGTCGACCGCCTCACGTGGACCGTCGCGGCCTGCGGACTCGGCGCGCTCGCGTTCGCCGCGAGCGGCGCGTGGGTGTGGGTGGCGGGCGTCGCCTCTGGCGGGGCGGCACTGAAAGCGCTCCTGCACCGGTAA
- a CDS encoding M15 family metallopeptidase, whose amino-acid sequence MIRLLPLLVLAGCLGTADSEPLAPPSSPEARADTVVVDSARADTMRSMELPPPVPMRAPEATRPDLPEGFVRLSETAPEIAREIRYHTAYNFVGEPIDGYLAPECILSEEAADALKLVAADLEADGLGLKVYDCYRPQTAVNHFARWAGGDDASMKLAFYPDENRGRLFQRGYIATRSGHSRGSTVDLTLVRLPAFGHVLQSFPSPDELQRCDRPRGERLDEADLDMGTAYDCLDASAATASGAVSREAQRNRQRLKGAMRARGFINYSKEWWHFTLGGEPFRGQYFDFPVE is encoded by the coding sequence GTGATCCGCTTACTCCCCCTCCTCGTCCTCGCCGGCTGCCTCGGCACCGCCGACTCCGAGCCTCTGGCGCCGCCCTCCTCGCCAGAGGCCCGCGCCGATACCGTCGTGGTGGACTCCGCGCGAGCGGACACCATGCGGAGCATGGAGCTGCCCCCGCCCGTCCCGATGCGCGCGCCAGAGGCCACGCGGCCCGACCTGCCCGAGGGCTTTGTGCGGCTGAGCGAGACCGCGCCCGAGATCGCGCGCGAGATCCGCTACCACACGGCCTACAACTTCGTGGGCGAGCCTATTGACGGGTACCTCGCGCCCGAGTGCATCCTGAGCGAGGAGGCCGCCGACGCGCTCAAGCTCGTCGCCGCGGACCTGGAAGCCGACGGGCTGGGCCTCAAGGTGTACGACTGCTACCGGCCGCAGACCGCCGTCAACCACTTCGCGCGGTGGGCTGGGGGCGACGACGCGAGCATGAAGCTCGCGTTCTACCCCGACGAGAACCGCGGGCGTCTTTTCCAGCGCGGCTACATCGCCACGCGCAGCGGCCACAGCCGCGGCTCAACGGTGGACCTCACGCTCGTGCGGCTCCCGGCGTTCGGCCACGTGCTCCAGAGCTTCCCCAGCCCCGACGAGCTCCAGCGCTGCGACCGCCCGCGCGGCGAACGTCTGGACGAGGCCGACCTCGACATGGGCACGGCCTACGACTGCCTGGACGCGTCCGCCGCGACGGCCTCTGGCGCCGTCTCGCGCGAGGCGCAGCGCAACCGCCAGCGGCTCAAGGGTGCCATGCGCGCGCGCGGCTTTATCAACTACTCCAAGGAGTGGTGGCACTTCACGCTGGGTGGCGAGCCCTTCCGCGGCCAGTACTTCGACTTCCCGGTAGAATGA
- a CDS encoding YfiT family bacillithiol transferase: MTDARYPIGRYAHEGPVSDEQLRAWIGEIAALPAQIRGAARGLNDAQLDTPYRPDGWTLRQVIHHVPDSHANAYVRFKWALTEDTPRIKAYDEGAWADLGDTQVAPVETSLDLLSALHARWVALMSTMSPEDWGRSLVHPVGGPMMLRWMAGMYAWHGRHHLAHLTVTRERHGW; encoded by the coding sequence ATGACCGACGCGCGCTACCCCATCGGCCGGTACGCCCACGAGGGGCCGGTCTCGGACGAACAGCTCCGCGCCTGGATCGGCGAGATCGCGGCGTTGCCCGCCCAGATCCGCGGCGCCGCCAGAGGCCTGAACGATGCGCAGCTGGACACGCCCTACCGGCCGGATGGCTGGACGCTCCGGCAGGTGATCCACCACGTCCCGGACAGCCACGCCAACGCCTACGTCCGCTTTAAATGGGCGTTGACCGAGGACACGCCCCGCATCAAGGCCTACGACGAAGGCGCGTGGGCCGACCTCGGCGACACGCAGGTCGCGCCGGTGGAGACGAGCCTGGACCTGCTCTCGGCGCTCCACGCGCGATGGGTGGCGCTGATGAGCACGATGTCGCCCGAGGACTGGGGCCGCTCGCTCGTCCACCCCGTCGGCGGGCCGATGATGCTGCGGTGGATGGCCGGCATGTACGCGTGGCACGGGCGGCACCACCTCGCGCACCTTACGGTCACGCGCGAGCGCCACGGCTGGTAG
- a CDS encoding glutaminase produces the protein MDYTAILAEIADECRPLARSGRVADYIAPLAAVGLGPFGMALRTVEGEEFSVGDAAVPFSIQSIAKVLGLAHAMELVGDDIWSRVGREPSGTPFNSLVQLETERGIPRNPMINAGALVVVDATLAAAPSNGDHLLAFVRRAADDETLGYDLAVAEAERETAHGNRALAHLLKAYGVLQGDPDAVIDAYCRMCSLSMSCAELCRAFTFLARAGLSPSGARVVSPRHAKRINAVMLTCGVYDEAGDFAYRVGLPAKSGVGGGIVAVLPGVFVATVWSPGLGPKGNSLAGTMALELLTTKTGASIF, from the coding sequence ATGGACTACACCGCCATCCTCGCGGAGATCGCCGACGAGTGCCGGCCGCTCGCGCGGAGCGGGCGCGTGGCGGACTACATCGCGCCTCTGGCGGCCGTCGGCCTCGGTCCGTTCGGGATGGCGCTCCGGACGGTGGAGGGCGAGGAGTTCTCGGTCGGCGACGCGGCCGTTCCGTTCTCGATCCAGAGCATCGCGAAGGTGCTGGGGCTGGCGCACGCGATGGAACTCGTGGGCGACGACATCTGGAGCCGCGTGGGGCGCGAGCCCTCGGGGACGCCGTTCAACTCCCTCGTGCAGTTGGAGACCGAGCGCGGGATCCCGCGCAACCCGATGATCAACGCCGGGGCGCTCGTCGTGGTCGACGCCACTCTCGCTGCGGCGCCGTCCAACGGCGACCACCTCCTCGCGTTCGTCCGACGCGCGGCCGACGACGAGACGTTGGGGTACGACCTCGCCGTGGCCGAGGCGGAACGGGAGACGGCGCACGGCAACCGGGCGCTCGCGCACCTGCTCAAGGCCTACGGCGTCCTCCAAGGCGACCCCGACGCTGTGATCGATGCGTACTGCCGGATGTGCTCGCTCTCGATGTCGTGCGCGGAGCTGTGCCGGGCGTTCACGTTTCTCGCCAGAGCCGGGCTCTCGCCGTCGGGCGCGCGGGTGGTGAGCCCGCGGCACGCGAAGCGGATCAACGCCGTGATGCTGACCTGCGGGGTTTACGACGAGGCCGGGGACTTCGCGTACCGCGTGGGGCTCCCGGCGAAAAGCGGCGTCGGCGGCGGCATCGTCGCGGTCCTGCCGGGCGTGTTCGTCGCCACGGTGTGGTCGCCCGGGCTGGGTCCCAAGGGGAACTCCCTCGCGGGCACGATGGCGCTGGAGCTGCTGACGACGAAGACCGGCGCGTCCATCTTCTAA